One Salvelinus namaycush isolate Seneca chromosome 4, SaNama_1.0, whole genome shotgun sequence genomic window carries:
- the LOC120045508 gene encoding leucine-rich repeat-containing protein 4B-like, whose translation MRVVMVTSPSTPSPLLWLVQLLLWLHHHGPQVTEAAPPCPNPCSCSNQASRVICTRKSLVEVPDSISVNTRYLNLQENTIEVIKSDTFKHLRHLEILQLSKNHIRQIEVGAFNGLPNLNTLELFDNRLTLVPSQAFEYLSKLRELWLRNNPIETLPAYAFHRVPSLRRLDLGELRKLDYISEAAFEGLFNLRFLNLGMCGLKEIPNLTPLVRLEELELSGNQLGNVRPGSFQGLVSLRKLWLMHSKVTVIERNAFDDLKNLEELNLSHNTLHSLPHDLFTPLHQLERVHLNHNPWVCNCDVLWLSWWLKETVPSNTTCCARCHAPPGLKGRYIGELDQSHFTCYAPVIVEPPTDLNVTEGMAAELKCRTGTSMTSVNWLTPNGTLMTHGSYRVRISVLHDGTLNFTNVTVQDTGQYTCMVTNSAGNTTATAVLNVSTSDSSNPFSYFTTVTVETVETNNGEDSAARQYINETYVPPDYLGPTVSGGVLGKGRAGFTISPSRSSLSSLSPRATRATEKAVTVSIMEVTNIPGLDDVMKTTKIIIGCFVAITFMAAVMLVVFYKLRKQHQLHKHHGPTRAIEIINVEDEMGAGAGSGISGGSTMQSGCGGDGTLRMHHPEIVNLPNIGRSEHLNHYYKANHFNNNVMGLSIGTGAGISTLSNKNNPSPLNQQGQDIPISCTQVPISSTTFQTMSGNGANTNPLSVSPPLPMSLPMSPMGLHGSIKGFMGQNQNPQMEPLLFKGNSKENVQETQI comes from the exons ATGCGTGTTGTCATGGTGACCAGCCCCTCcaccccttcccccctcctctGGTTGGTCCAGCTTTTACTGTGGCTCCACCACCATGGACCTCAGGTAACAGAGGCCGCGCCCCCATGTCCAAACCCCTGTAGCTGCTCCAATCAGGCAAGCCGAGTCATCTGTACAAGGAAGAGTTTGGTGGAAGTACCGGACAGTATTTCTGTGAACACAAGATACCTTAACCTACAAGAGAACACGATTGAG GTGATAAAGTCTGACACATTCAAGCACCTGCGGCATTTGGAAATCCTGCAGCTTTCCAAGAACCACATCCGACAAATCGAGGTGGGCGCGTTCAATGGCCTGCCCAACCTCAATACCCTGGAGCTCTTCGACAACCGCCTCACGCTGGTACCGTCGCAGGCCTTTGAGTACCTCAGCAAGCTGCGGGAGCTCTGGCTACGGAACAACCCCATCGAGACACTGCCGGCGTACGCTTTCCACCGCGTTCCCTCCCTGCGCCGTCTCGACCTGGGCGAACTACGGAAGTTGGACTACATCTCTGAGGCCGCCTTCGAGGGCCTGTTCAACTTGCGTTTCCTGAACCTGGGCATGTGCGGTCTGAAGGAAATCCCCAACCTCACACCCTTGGTCCGACTGGAGGAGCTAGAGCTGTCTGGGAACCAGCTGGGGAATGTCCGTCCCGGCTCGTTCCAAGGCCTGGTGTCGCTGCGCAAACTGTGGCTCATGCACTCCAAGGTGACGGTCATTGAGCGCAATGCCTTCGACGACCTGAAGAACCTCGAGGAACTCAACCTGTCCCACAACACCTTGCACTCGCTGCCCCACGATCTCTTCACCCCGCTGCACCAGTTGGAGCGGGTGCACCTCAACCACAACCCCTGGGTGTGCAACTGCGATGTCCTGTGGCTTAGCTGGTGGCTGAAGGAGACGGTGCCCAGTAACACAACATGCTGTGCCCGCTGCCACGCGCCCCCAGGCCTGAAGGGCCGGTACATTGGTGAGCTGGACCAGAGCCACTTCACATGCTACGCTCCCGTCATTGTAGAGCCACCCACTGACCTCAATGTCACAGAGGGCATGGCTGCTGAGCTGAAGTGTCGCACTGGCACCTCCATGACGTCTGTCAACTGGctcaccccaaatggcaccctcatGACGCATGGGTCGTATCGCGTCAGGATCTCAGTCCTTCACGATGGAACTCTGAATTTCACCAATGTGACTGTGCAGGACACGGGCCAATACACCTGCATGGTGACCAACTCCGCCGGCAACACTACGGCAACCGCAGTGCTCAACGTGTCTACCTCCGACTCCAGCAACCCTTTCAGCTACTTCACCACCGTCACTGTGGAAACCGTGGAAACTAACAATGGGGAGGATTCCGCTGCAAGGCAGTACATCAACGAAACCTACGTACCGCCAGATTACCTGGGTCCCACTGTTTCAGGAGGGGTACTGGGTAAAGGCAGGGCTGGATTCACCATATCTCCATCTcgctcatctctctcctctctgtcaccgCGAGCCACCAGAGCCACTGAAAAGGCAGTCACAGTGTCGATAATGGAGGTCACGAACATCCCTGGCCTGGATGACGTGATGAAGACCACCAAGATCATCATTGGCTGCTTCGTGGCCATCACCTTCATGGCGGCCGTGATGCTGGTGGTCTTCTACAAGCTGAGGAAGCAGCACCAGCTGCACAAGCACCATGGCCCCACCCGCGCCATCGAGATCATCAACGTGGAGGATGAGATGGGTGCCGGGGCCGGGAGCGGCATCTCAGGGGGATCGACCATGCAATCTGGGTGCGGAGGAGACGGAACCTTGAGGATGCATCACCCGGAAATAGTCAACCTTCCCAACATCGGGCGATCAGAGCATCTTAACCATTACTACAAGGCCAATCATTTCAACAACAACGTGATGGGTTTGAGCATTGGGACAGGGGCAGGCATCAGTACTCTAAGCAACAAGAACAACCCGTCCCCACTGAACCAGCAAGGCCAGGATATCCCCATCTCCTGTACACAGGTTCCAATCTCCTCAACCACTTTCCAGACCATGTCCGGAAATGGCGCCAACACCAACCCTCTTTCTGTTTCCCCACCTTTGCCGATGTCCCTCCCCATGTCCCCCATGGGATTACACGGATCGATCAAGGGTTTCATGGGCCAGAACCAGAATCCACAAATGGAGCCTCTTTTGTTCAAGGGAAACTCAAAGGAAAACGTTCAAGAGACTCAAATCTGA